From one Sulfurimonas sp. genomic stretch:
- a CDS encoding phosphatidylserine decarboxylase gives MKRHITSAISQGFGKFANKEFSLSIQTFVNKAYVSLMGLDMSEFAHPSSYKSLNKLFTRKLEKQREFSLDGDDFISPCDSWISACGEIKEDTALQIKGMEYSCGDFLGDSFSEEEKALVKDGTFINFYLSPKDYHRYHMPTNTKVLKVVHIPGKFYPVNVPSLNKRINLFIENERVVLKCQAQNGKCYYMVLVSALNVGVMQVGFEPNIKTNADVQNSSVYEYENMNLDKGDDFGCFEMGSTIVILTEKNMLKLNINNNDNVKFGQTIAKVI, from the coding sequence ATGAAAAGACATATTACTTCGGCTATATCGCAAGGATTTGGAAAGTTCGCCAATAAAGAGTTCTCTTTATCTATTCAAACATTTGTAAATAAAGCATACGTATCTTTAATGGGTTTAGATATGAGTGAGTTTGCTCATCCTAGCTCTTACAAATCACTAAATAAACTTTTCACAAGAAAACTTGAAAAACAAAGAGAATTTTCTTTGGACGGGGATGATTTTATATCACCATGTGATTCATGGATATCAGCTTGCGGTGAAATCAAAGAAGATACAGCTCTACAAATAAAAGGTATGGAATATAGCTGTGGAGACTTTTTAGGAGACAGCTTTAGTGAAGAGGAAAAAGCTCTTGTCAAAGACGGTACATTTATAAATTTTTACCTATCACCTAAAGATTATCACCGTTACCATATGCCGACAAATACAAAAGTACTAAAAGTTGTACATATTCCTGGAAAGTTTTACCCTGTAAATGTACCATCATTAAATAAAAGAATAAATCTTTTTATAGAGAATGAACGTGTCGTTCTGAAATGTCAAGCACAAAACGGTAAGTGCTATTACATGGTTTTAGTAAGTGCATTAAATGTAGGTGTGATGCAGGTTGGTTTTGAACCAAATATAAAAACAAATGCAGATGTACAAAATAGCAGTGTGTATGAATATGAAAACATGAACCTTGATAAAGGTGATGATTTTGGTTGTTTTGAGATGGGATCAACAATTGTTATATTAACGGAAAAAAATATGCTAAAATTAAATATAAATAATAATGACAATGTAAAATTTGGGCAAACCATAGCAAAGGTAATCTAA